Genomic window (Kangiella profundi):
TTGCTTTGTGCTCTTCAACTGTTGTGCAATAATCGCTCACAATTTTGACTAAGCTAATTCATATTTCGGTAAATAATAGAACCTATATGATTCACTTTTTAAAGCAACAAACCATTACTATAAGGCTGATATTAATCAGCCTTTACCTTCTCTCGACCACTGTTTTGGTGATGGCTTTCGTTTCTGATGGTCCTATTTCTGAAACCTTATTAGGCCTGAAAAGCTTTCTTTTCGTTTTAGTCATACCTCTGATCACTAAATTATTAGTACAGATTTATGCGGCTATTCGATACTCCTTCCAGCCGGTTAACCAGGGCTACACAACAATGACCCCCTATAAGGTCAGTGTTCTATTACCTGCTTGGAACGAAGAAGTTGGTATTATTAAAACCATTGAGTCAGTTCTTAACTCTGATTACCACGACTTTGAACTCATCGTCATCAATGATGGCTCTACCGATAATACCGATAAACTGGTTAGAAGCTTTATTGCCGATTATGAGCAAGAGCCGAACCAGTTAATACCTATTAAGTATTTGTCACTAACCAATGGTGGCAAGGCACGAGCACTTAATAAAGGTCTCGAGGTTGCTGAAGGTAATATCATCATCACTATTGATGCTGACTGTATTGTGGATCAAAAAGCAATCTACAAATTTGTTCAGCGATTTGACGATCCTTCGATTGGCGCTGTTGCCGGTAACATCATTGTTGGTAATAAACGAAAACCGTTGGAGTGGTTACAGCAGCTGGAGTATGTTTGCGGATTCTTCTATAAAAGGGCTGACTCTTACTTCAATGCGGTACATATTATTGGCGGAGCAGCCGCAGCCTATCGCAGGGATGTGTTGACCAACCTCAAAGGATTTGATGAAGAAATTATCACCGAAGATATTGATTTATCCATGAGTATTTTAAGTCATGGATACAAGACCCGGTACGCTCATGATGCGGTAGTTTATACCGAAGGTCCTACTGACTGGAAAGGTCTACGTAAGCAACGTCTTCGCTGGAAATATGGTCGTATTCTTTGCTATTTAAAACACAAAGAGCTGTTTCTAAGTCACAACTCTCAGCATAGTCGCTATCTTTCATGGTTTATCCTTCCGCTGGCAGTTTATGCTGAGATTATGCTACTGAATGTTGGCCTGTTTTTATCTTTGTTCTACTGCTACGTTATTGTCAGTCAGGACTTTGCATTGCTGGCGTCGGTTATTCTAGTTTCTTCCATACTGGTTACTATGCAAATTAAACTGGACTCTAAATTCAGCTACCATAAAAACCTGATTCCTTTTATTCCTGTAGCCTGGTTATTACTTTATGTCATTGAGTTTATTGAGCTGGTTGCATTAACAATGAGCTTGCAGAAACTCTACAACCGGGAAGCTGTTAAGTGGCAGAAATGGAATCGAATTGGTCTGCAGCAACAAGCCGCGGAACAGACCTCCTAGTAATTATTCGCTTGATTACTTACCAATACAGAAACTACTAAAAATTCTTCCTAATAAATCATCGGCGGTAAACTCGCCGGTGATTTCTGATAGAGCATTTTGCGCCTGTCGAAGTTCATCTGCTAGCAACTCACCCGCATGGTAAACCTCTAGCTGCTGCTTACCATTTTCGCAATACTGTAATGCACGTTCTATAGCATCCAGATGACGGCGACGTGCAATAAAAGATCCTTCGGATGTCTGTTTAAAACCGACGATATCCTTCAAGGTGCTTTTTAATTCTTCAATACCTTGACCCGTTTTTGCGCTCAGTGGTAGGACTTTATACTCACTTGATTGTGCCAACTTCATGTCTTTGGTTAAATCCACTTTATTGGCAACTATCATCAGTTTATTTTTAAACTGTTCAAACTTGGTAAAAGCCGGGTCGATTTCATGAGGGATAAACTGTCTCGTTTCACTGGCATCAGCAACCAGTATTATCTGATCGGCCTTTTCGATTTCTTGCCAGGCACGCTCAATGCCAATTTTTTCTACCGTATCATCGCTTTCGCGCAAACCAGCAGTGTCAATGATATGAATAGGCAAGCCATCAATATGAATATGCTCACGCAACACATCTCGAGTAGTGCCGGCAATTTCTGTGACAATCGCTGATTCTTTTCCAGCAAGCGCATTAAGCAGGCTTGATTTACCTGCATTGGGTTTACCAGCGATAACCACTGTCATACCTTCTCGCAGAATTGACCCTTGCTGCGCTTCACTTCTCAGTTTTTTTATATCATCCAGAATTGAATATAGATCGGACTGAACCTTGCCATCAGATAAAAAATCAATTTCTTCTTCTGGAAAATCGATAGCTGCTTCCACATAAATTCTTAAATGAATCAGTGACTCAACGAGTGCATTTACTTTCTTTGAAAACTCACCCTGCAACGAACGTATGGCAGACCGAACAGCCTGTTCTGACGTTGATTCAATCAGATCAGCTATTGCTTCAGCCTGCGCCAAGTCCAGTTTATCGTTTAAAAAAGCTCGTTCAGAAAACTCACCTGGCTTTGCTATTCTGGCACCTGCTTTTAAAACTTCTTTTAGCAGCATATCAAGAATCACAGGACCGCCATGTCCCTGTAACTCCAGCACGTCTTCACCAGTAAATGAATTTGGGCCTTTGAATAATATCGCTATACCTTGGTCGAGAATATTTCCGGCCAGATCATAAAAGGGTAGGTAAGTTGCTTCACGAATATTGAGCGGTTTACGTAGAATTTTTTCTGCTATTGTCTGACAGTTTTTTCCAGATACTCTAATAATGCCAACGCCACCGCGACCGGGTGGCGTTGCTACTGCTGCAATTGTATCTAGAGTGCTCATTTTAGAATGAAGGGTTATTTTGCTTTTGCATTACCCTGTCTTTCGATCTTTTTGGTTATGTATTGTTGCTGCGCAACAGAAATCAGGTTGTTACATAACCAGTATAGAACCAGACCCGCAGGGAAGAACAGCATAAAGACGGTAAAGACCACTGGCAGATAACTCATGATCTTTTGCTGCATAGGATCCATGGTTGGTGATTGAGGTTGTAATTTCTGCATCAACCACATGCTGCCCCCCATTAATAGCGGCAGTACAAAATACGGATCAGCAACCGACAAATCCTGAATCCAGCCGAAGAATGGTGCGTGGCGCAATTCAACCGCTTCGAATAATACGTAATATAAGGCAATGAAAATTGGGAACTGAAGCAACATTGGAAGACAGCCACCAAATGGATTGGCACCTTCTTCTTTATACATCTTCATCATTTCCTGCTGCATACGTTGCTTGTCTTCACCATATCGCTCTTTTAGCTGTTGCATTTTTGGCGCTAGTTTTCTCATATTGGCCATTGAGCGGTACTGTGCTGCTGACAATGGATACAACAATGCTTTAACCACCAATGTTACAAGAATAATGGCCACGCCCCAGTTGGCAACGAATGAGTAGAAGAACTGCATCAACTTATACAGCGGTAAACCGATCCACCACACCCAGCTCAAATCTAGAGATTTCTCAAGACCTGGTGCTGCCGCTTCAAGACGCTTAAGGATTTTTGGGCCAACATAAAGTGTGGCATTAATTGCCTTTTCGCCTTGCGCAGGAACGGCAACTGTTGGCTGAATAAAACGAATGATGGTGTCCTGGTTTGGCTTAACCGTTGAGGTCACCTTGATTTGCTCCTGCTGCTCAGGAATCCAGGCTGATATGAAGTAATGCTGCAAATAGCCGATCCAACCACCCTGACGGGTTACGTTGATAGGCTCTTCCGCCAAATCTTCAAATGAAATCTTTTCGTATTTTCTTTCTTCAGGAGAGTAGGCCACGCCTAAAAATGGCGACATACCAAATTGAGACTTCTCCTCCAAACCTGTTGGCTTCTGATCACGGATTAACTCGGCAACGAAGTTATAGGTCCGGTCATTATTTGACTGGTTATTGACCTTATACTGAACATCAATTTCGTAATCATTACGATTGAAGGTAAATGTTTTGGTAAATACCACACCTTCATCATTGGCCCAAGTTAATGGAACAACCAGCTCATCCTGACCATCCTGAAGAGAGTAAGAACTTTGTTCGGTCTGATAAGTTGCTCTTGGTAGTTGATTATCAGGTGCGCCAGTACCTAATAAAGCACTTTTCGCCTGATAGACTCTATCTCGGTAATCGAATAGAACGGCTTTTTCCTGCTCATTGTTCAGCTCTTTGTTATAGTCATTTAACTCGGCATAAACAACATCACCACCCACGCGATCAATTTTAATCTTGAATACGTCAGTGACCACTTCAATCAGGTTATCTGTTTCGACTTTACTATTAGCAACCGTATTTGATTGACCAAACTGCTCATTTATTTCCTGCTCAGGCTGGGGGCCATAATCTTTTTGCCAGGCCTGATAGAGCAAAAAACTACATATAGCAAAACCTAATATAAAAAATCCGCGCATCGATTCCATAGCAATCTCTTTACTTCTTTGCGTGTACTGTTATTTGTTTACTGGAGGGACTGGGTCATGCCCACCCTCACAACCGGGATGACAACGAGCAATTCGCTTAATAGTTAACCAACTACCTTTTATAGACCCATGCTGCTCTAAAGCTTCAATCGAATAATTGGAACAGGTTGGATAAAACCGACACTGATTACCCATGACCGGGCTCAATACCTTCTGGTATCCACGTACCAATCCAATCAAGACTCGATTCATCACTTGTTTACCCTTCTCTGTAAACGTATCCAGAGTTGTTCAAGGTGCTCGAATAATACCTTATTAGCCAACTGACTACTACCACGTCGCGCTAATAAAACGATGTCGTAAGAGGGTAGTTGAGACTGGTTACTTCGAAAGCTTTCGCGAGCTAATCGTTTCAATCGATTGCGATCTACAGCCCGTCGCACATTTTTTTTGGCCACAATTAGACCAA
Coding sequences:
- the yidD gene encoding membrane protein insertion efficiency factor YidD, producing MNRVLIGLVRGYQKVLSPVMGNQCRFYPTCSNYSIEALEQHGSIKGSWLTIKRIARCHPGCEGGHDPVPPVNK
- the rnpA gene encoding ribonuclease P protein component, whose protein sequence is MSDKQTCQKQRSADFPASLRLLTAEDYKRVFNNNPTKLVCPPFTLLAVPNQYNCCRLGLIVAKKNVRRAVDRNRLKRLARESFRSNQSQLPSYDIVLLARRGSSQLANKVLFEHLEQLWIRLQRRVNK
- the mnmE gene encoding tRNA uridine-5-carboxymethylaminomethyl(34) synthesis GTPase MnmE; its protein translation is MSTLDTIAAVATPPGRGGVGIIRVSGKNCQTIAEKILRKPLNIREATYLPFYDLAGNILDQGIAILFKGPNSFTGEDVLELQGHGGPVILDMLLKEVLKAGARIAKPGEFSERAFLNDKLDLAQAEAIADLIESTSEQAVRSAIRSLQGEFSKKVNALVESLIHLRIYVEAAIDFPEEEIDFLSDGKVQSDLYSILDDIKKLRSEAQQGSILREGMTVVIAGKPNAGKSSLLNALAGKESAIVTEIAGTTRDVLREHIHIDGLPIHIIDTAGLRESDDTVEKIGIERAWQEIEKADQIILVADASETRQFIPHEIDPAFTKFEQFKNKLMIVANKVDLTKDMKLAQSSEYKVLPLSAKTGQGIEELKSTLKDIVGFKQTSEGSFIARRRHLDAIERALQYCENGKQQLEVYHAGELLADELRQAQNALSEITGEFTADDLLGRIFSSFCIGK
- a CDS encoding glycosyltransferase, with translation MIHFLKQQTITIRLILISLYLLSTTVLVMAFVSDGPISETLLGLKSFLFVLVIPLITKLLVQIYAAIRYSFQPVNQGYTTMTPYKVSVLLPAWNEEVGIIKTIESVLNSDYHDFELIVINDGSTDNTDKLVRSFIADYEQEPNQLIPIKYLSLTNGGKARALNKGLEVAEGNIIITIDADCIVDQKAIYKFVQRFDDPSIGAVAGNIIVGNKRKPLEWLQQLEYVCGFFYKRADSYFNAVHIIGGAAAAYRRDVLTNLKGFDEEIITEDIDLSMSILSHGYKTRYAHDAVVYTEGPTDWKGLRKQRLRWKYGRILCYLKHKELFLSHNSQHSRYLSWFILPLAVYAEIMLLNVGLFLSLFYCYVIVSQDFALLASVILVSSILVTMQIKLDSKFSYHKNLIPFIPVAWLLLYVIEFIELVALTMSLQKLYNREAVKWQKWNRIGLQQQAAEQTS
- the yidC gene encoding membrane protein insertase YidC, which encodes MESMRGFFILGFAICSFLLYQAWQKDYGPQPEQEINEQFGQSNTVANSKVETDNLIEVVTDVFKIKIDRVGGDVVYAELNDYNKELNNEQEKAVLFDYRDRVYQAKSALLGTGAPDNQLPRATYQTEQSSYSLQDGQDELVVPLTWANDEGVVFTKTFTFNRNDYEIDVQYKVNNQSNNDRTYNFVAELIRDQKPTGLEEKSQFGMSPFLGVAYSPEERKYEKISFEDLAEEPINVTRQGGWIGYLQHYFISAWIPEQQEQIKVTSTVKPNQDTIIRFIQPTVAVPAQGEKAINATLYVGPKILKRLEAAAPGLEKSLDLSWVWWIGLPLYKLMQFFYSFVANWGVAIILVTLVVKALLYPLSAAQYRSMANMRKLAPKMQQLKERYGEDKQRMQQEMMKMYKEEGANPFGGCLPMLLQFPIFIALYYVLFEAVELRHAPFFGWIQDLSVADPYFVLPLLMGGSMWLMQKLQPQSPTMDPMQQKIMSYLPVVFTVFMLFFPAGLVLYWLCNNLISVAQQQYITKKIERQGNAKAK